The Daphnia carinata strain CSIRO-1 chromosome 1, CSIRO_AGI_Dcar_HiC_V3, whole genome shotgun sequence sequence CTTAAGTAATGTTAAGGAAGAAAGTAAATCAGACAAGCAAAAtttgactttttgttttcagaagTATACTCGATGTCTTGCTTCGATTAGCTCTCGGCAGAaactacatttttttattttttggtcaCAATTTTCACAGTGAAAGGGCGACAGGGCGACTAAAGTTGACACCAATTGGTCTAGACAAATCGAGCAGGTGCGAGTATCCGGCGATTGGGAGTCTGCTGAAGGTGTCAGAAGCAAGACAGATTTCATCTGTGTTTGCCCGCCTAGAAAGGACGGACAGAGTGCGTTCATCTGCAGGGCACGGTAACAGGAAGAagatatattttgttttgttttgtttttttgtttttttttctttcaattttcaagtCAAAGATTAGTCAAACAATCCAAAGCCCTATTACCACATGATCAAGGCTGTGAGTCTAATCTTTAAGTAGCTGCCCAAAACTTGTTGccccagcagcagcagcagaagcTGTAGCCTGCACAGTTAGTTGTCGAGCAGCAGCAAGTTGCAGTGCAACACTCAATgctggcttcttttttttttttgtttttggtgtGTTGTCGGATAAAACCAAAGTCAAGGAAAACTATAGATGACGGAGTCCTCTAGTAGGATTCAAAGGAACAAGGAAAACCCGAATTCCGCATGCTAGATGGCTTTCGTTTCGTTACGTACAGTACACCCATTTATGTCGCAGGCGCCTGTTTGGAAACGAAAACATACCAGTCGTTGTGTAATCTTTTGACCGACTCTCACCTTTGTTTCTTAAtaggggaaagaaaatctCGTGAAGCTTTCGGGCAAGAGTCATCGACCGAGGAAGTGCACTCTCTCTTAAAGTACCTCTTTCGTGGttcgaaacaagaaaaaaaaaacgaatgatgCAATTTTCCTTATTCTTTCCTTACAGTCAAAAACAAATACTCTATGATGTTGCCTTAGTGCTTGTACATAAATGAAgcgaataaaataaataagtgCAACGTCTTTTATTTGAGAGTTTTAAAGTAAAGAGCAAATACCccatttttaaattccattACAAATGAATCAATACGATACTACTGTACTCAATCACTAAATGTCGCCTAGTAAAACGAAAAGGCTTTAAAGCAGCAATTTTTTTGCCTTATATGAAATGTGTATTGAAAGGGTAGGGCTTTGACGGAAGGCTTCCCTTCAATGGAATAAATTACGCTCACGTTGGGTTCGGTCATTCCCTCCTGAGGGTCAATGTCGAGGCTTGAGAGGCAACGCTGCCCTTGGTCGCCCGCTTTTTATACTCTGTCTGTAAACCTATCGTGTAAAAGATGGCGCTGTTGTAACGCTTACCGTATCATCCTTTGAGTTTTTCTGTGAGATGTGGTTGTTTTGATCGGAAATGTTGTCTTGAAATAGACAAGATTAAGTAAAATTACAACATAACTAGCGATTCGGGGGATCTGTTAGATCCCAGCCAGTCTGGAACCTCACAATTGgcctaaattttcaaaatcaaatctgCCCGGGAGGATTTTTGTTTATACAAACGTTGGAGCGATCCTTTTTTACCTTGCTTGTTTGTGAAAAGAGTTATACAGACTCGATTGCTTAACTGAAGAATTACATTATGGTCATGGCATTGGAATTAAGATTACATAGCCCTGCTGGTACAGAGCCCAATATCTACAAGTGGCCATTAACTTCTGGACGTGGAGCTGTAAGTTGTAACTGGTTTCATTATTGTTTCTTATGATTTCTGTTGTTTAACTCAACCTATCACTTAATAGTATAACAATAAATATTCTAGTTTTAGTTCTTCAAATAGTATTTCTTTTCAacttatatatttatattatctTCGTTTACAGGACAAAATTGATGGTGCTATAGAGCTAGTGGAAACGATACGGTAAAATTTGTTATAATAACATTGCTTATCTATGTTCTGTTCTTCATGTAAATTCTCTCAAACAAGTTTTTCATATGGGGATACTAAAAGCATTTGCTGTGTAGTGGAATTCACAAAATCCCTCACAAATTtatcctttcatttttatgttATCCATAATTATGTGATAATGTAAGGTACAAGCAAAATATTGAAACACATttgcagcatttttgttaAGGGTTACTGggcaattttttcaaattcacttGCATGCACCAAATTTTAGTTTTGCTGATgctgtgtttgtttgttcttaaTGTTTGCATTATAAACGTGCAGATTGGTGTGCGAGGATTTCCCCGAAATGGCCATGGAGAATAACATCCTTAATAGTTACGATACAAAAAGGTATCTTCCTTAAACTTTAATCCGCTTCGTAAAAATTCAGTCGTGTATATGAACCTTATAGTTATGAGAGTATGAAGAGCTTGGTGGACACGTACAACAGGGGTATCGACGCCATCCTCCAAATGGTAATTCATCGTTCTTCTTTCTCATAACAATTATATTTCCACTAGTAGTGTAGAATGCGGAAATAACATTTTAACTATGAGTGTCGTGCGCAAGAAAAATTAAGCGTAGTTTGGCCTtatttatgtacaaataaataATCTCTTAGTCTTGTACAGGACGACGATCTTGAATTTTActcgttaaaattttttcgttgtatttttacttattaACCTCTTGTCAAACTGTTGGTAACAGGAGGAAGAAGGGGCTCGGCCAGAAAGATTAGGCCGTCGTCCTTCGCGAGGCCTCTTACGTCACATACTCCAACAAGTCTACAATCAGGCAGTGACAGATCCTGATAAACTCAACCAGTATGAGCCGTTTTCACCTGAGGTTTGGcatcagtttttcttttattttgagtAAACGAATTATAAAATTCATATCCATATTGTCTCTGCAGGTATATGGTGAAACGTCCTACGATTTAGTCTGTCAGATGATAGAACACGTTAAAGTGGCTGAGAACGATATTTTTATTGATCTTGGTTCGGGTGTGGGTCAGGTAGTTCTACAAATGGCAGCGTCCACCCCTTGTAAAAAGGCCTGGGGTATTGAAAGATCTGAATGGCCCAATCGCTACGCGGAGGTAGCAATTAACTTTTACAACTTCTTAGCCAGATATGGTGTATCACTTTCTTATGTTTATTGGTACCCTACAGAATATGGATTTCCACTTTAAACGGTTGATGCGCTGGTGGGGAAAGCGCTACGGAGAATACAAACTGATCAAAGGGGACTTTCTGGACAAATGCCATACCGAGAAGGTCAATTCTGCCAACATAATTTTTGTCAACAACTTCGCTTTCGGCCCCAATCTCGACCATCAGCTGAAAGGTCAGTACTGCTCTAGAAACCATCTATGTAAGCTGTTGCTGACAGTTGTGTATCCGTACAGAGCGCTTTGCTGATCTCAGAGATGGTGCGCGTATAGTTTCATCCAAAGCATTCTGTCCTCTTAACTTTAGGATAACCGATCGCAATTTAACTGGTAAGATTAAAATTGAATACTTTTTAAATTGTATGGTCGTTACtcatttttctcgttttacAGACATAGGCACTATCATTCATGTTTCAGAGTTATCCCCTCTTAGAGGTTCTGTTTCTTGGACTGGGAAACCTGTATCGTACTATCTCCATATAATTGATCGAACGAAAGTAATAATATATGACATTATATTATTCAAGTAATCTTATACTGATTGTGTAATTTAGTTGGAACGTTATTTCAACCAACTGAACCACCATCAGGTGAAAAAACCCAAAATCAAGGTAAAATTAATAATTGGGCAAATTTTATTCCGTTGGATTACACTTATTTTTCTCTACATTTTCAGGAAGATGAGAATTCTGTAATAGTAGGGGTTGGCcgcaacaaaaaagatattaacCGAATGTTACAGAGCGATACCTCGTCAAACGATTCCGTCTCACAGACGCAACCAGCACTCCGTGTTGATTTGGAGGACGGCCTTAGCATGCCCATGACGGAAACCGGTGTGAATGCAGCTGGAGGTCCAACAACACGAAGAGCGTGGCAGGACTGGTGTAAGAGTAGCAATAATAGTAATCATGACAGTCAGAGCGAAGCCGATGAAGGTATGAAGTTAACATCGTATttagcaaataaaaaactgtAATCGTTTTGGTATAAATAGCAAAGAAAACTGTCAAGACGAAGCCAGGCAAACCTAGTGTTGCAGCTAAGGGCGGGCCAGGTCGCAAACCCCGCGGCCGAATCGGCAAAAGAGGAGGAGGCCCAcggaacaaaagaaaaatacagatCACGGGTTTGGACTTGCTTCATACTCAAACATTGCTCAGCACGACTTCTCCTCAGGGTCAAAAGCTCCCGCCTGCACCAGGGTGTATTGACCAACAACTACCGTGGAACGTTTTACCTGGTGTAATTCCTGTTCACGAGGAAATTCCGCCAACGCAACACCTAATGGCTGATGATGCAAGGAATATTCCCCGCGCACTTCAGGTATTTTCTACTTGAATTTGTGTTTTGGCGCAGAATTTCTAGGTTTGAGCCTATCGATTCAGGTGTATCTGGATACAGTCCGTAATCAGATGATGGCGGCAATATCGAAATTCAAGGATCCAGAATATCGCAACACTATATTACGTGAAATAGAATTCGAACGCGAAAGGAAGAATGCATTGAGCTCACAGGCAGCACAATTAGACAAACAGGTATATTATTCCTCTAAAACGAAGTGATTTGTGTTGTTAAAGCAATGTCTTTTAGGTCCAGAAATTAATTGATGACAGCGTAGCGTTATTGCGTTCACGGTTTGCTGAACTAGGAATAGAATTTGAGAATCCTACTGACATCTTAAACAAAGCCAATGAAATCGCCATGCGCCACAAGGAATTGCGAGCTCAAAGCAATAATTTGCAGCATCAAGTAAAGaataatattttgttatgTGAAGCCAGGACAAAGTAACAGCATGTCTCTCTCTTAGATTTCGTACTTGATGCAAAACGAGAAAGAACTTCGACAGCAACAAGAAGTAATGAACCGTGGCAGAAAGTTGAGTCGGCTTAATGGGGTAAGTCACGAAGAATATTGTGTCGTTCTGTCTTTACTttttcatatatttatatttttaacttttattaatattttttgttttcttttttattcttttcttcaataGGAGATTTCAGACCCTTCTACTGTCAGTCATGAATCGGTTCTCAAGGAGATTTCGATAGCCTTGCATCAGCGCAAAAGGTTAAGTTGCCAAGCGAGCAAGTTAACTTCAGAAGTTACAACTTTGGAACGCATTACCAGCGTAGCTCCTGCGTTCATTTCGCGCCAGACTGTTTCTACCAGTAGCGTATCGCTCCCGAATAGCGTCTCTTCTCCGGGTCCATCGCAAAATGGTTTCACAGTCAGCGGCACGCAAGGTCATGCCCAGCAAGTGCCAATTGTTGCAAAGCCCCCGACTGCTTTCCAGCCACCACCCCGTAAGCCTAATTCAGCAGGAAATATTCGCCGGAATCAAGAATGGCCAGATATACCTGAGATCGGCAAGATTGACGAAAAAAATCCAGAAATACTTGCGAAGAAGATACTTGAAACGGGTAGGCAAATTGAGGCGGGCAAGTATGGCACCGAACTAACATCTCGTGGACAGCAGACAGTtaccgaaaagaaaattcaggcACCCGAGAAGAACCGGAATTCCACCAAAATGCCTCGCCCGCCAAGTGCCACTAAATTACCCAATACAACGATAGCGCATTCGCAGACACCTACTCCGCCACCGTCGCTGCCGACCATTAACAAAACCGTGTCAGTATCACATGCCGATAGCACACCTCGTGGGTATGATTTTGAGGATCGCTTAAAAAATCTCATCACCAGTGTATTAAATGACAAGACTAATCCGCCTACCGCGAGCCTTGGCACACACGATCCATCCGTTTCAGCTACATTATTCAAGCAGTGCCCTACTTCCAAGTTTGCGGAACCGGAACGTGAAGGACTTTTTGCCCGTGCTCCGCCCAAATCGTCTTTAACATCCCATCATCAACAGCTAACAGCACAACAACCTGATTATACCCAGTTTTCACCAGCAAAATTGGCCCTTCGTCGCCATCTATCCCAAGAAAGATCCTACCCACCTCATTATCAACAAGGAACAGAGTCTGACTTGAGCTACATTCGGAGCATTGGAGATCTGGTTACAGGGGAAATTGAGCGTAGCTTGGAATCTTCGGGAAATCTTACAGTTCCTAACCAGCATTCGATGGCACGGCAAATTTACTCTCCGATTTCTCGTCCAAACAGCACTGATTGCCATACAACTACAGCGACTAATTCGTCCAATCATGCTAATTTGCATGTCGTTTCACTTCATCCTTCAGCTGCCACCTCGTCGTCAGAATGCGTTGAAGGATTGGCTGCGTCGCTCCGCGATTGCTTAAGAGCTCCTTCCGAAGAAATGCCAGAACCTGTTGATTCTTCTTCCACGGTTATCGCAAGGGCTGATCAAGAAGAGAAGGCCGTAGAAAGGGGAACGGAAGAACCACcgggaaaaaggaaacatcTTAGTGAATGCTCTAATCCTGATGTTTCTAAAGAGAAGAAACACAGTGGCGAAACGCACACGCAGAAGTGGCAAGATAAATTTGACAGCAGATTTGACCGAATTTTTACATTTGCGTCGACGGAAATGGACAAGCGTCGTCAAAGCACAGAGAGTTGTTCGCCGCGTACCGAACCGTTTTCATCACCTCGCGGTAAAGAGGCGATGGCAGTGATGCCGAATGAGACTTTCGTTAACGAAAGAACGCCAGACAGGAAATCTGATTCGAAATCGAGTCACTCTTCGCGAAGTAACAAGCCGAAGGaacaaaagaattcaaaaacgtCCGAGAAGAAACAAGACAAGTCAAAAGATCGTGACAAGAGCAGCCGGAGCAAGTCGAGCCGGGAGAAAGATCGAGAGAAAGACAGAGACAAGGAGCATCGCAAGCACAGCAGCAGTAGTGGCAAGCATGGTCAGaatcacgaaaagaaaaagactgaATCCAGTGGCGTggataaagagagagaaagggaaaaagccaacgagaaggaaaaagacaaagagaAGGTCAAAGAAAGAGACAAGGACAGGGACAAAGATAAATATAAGGACAAGGACAAAAAGGAAAGCAGTGAAAAGCGATCAGACGACCGTGCGGAGAAGCACAAGCACCGTGAAAGAggcaaagaaagagaaaaacatcgAGATAAGCATCGAGATAAACATCGTGATAAAGAGTCCAGGAGTTCCAAAGAAACGAAGCTGCCCAagttgaaagaagaaagaaaagatgagaGCAGCTCGACTGTCGAGTCGATTGAAGTCGTTGGAAATGTTCCTAATCAAAAGGTGGTTTCAAAAGAGGAGCGAGTCGGCAACGAGGCACATGGTAACCAACTATTACATTTGGAGCCAAGACAAAATGTTGCCAACGAGGATCCGGCCAATGGCAAAGTGAAAATGGAAGCAGAATTAATAGACGAAAGATCGCAGGAACACAACAATGAAGGACATCACCATTTCAAAAAGCGCATGGTCCAAAGTCAAATGGACTGGCAAGGTGCAGATGCTGAACCGCGTAAAGAGGTGAAGCAATACCAAACATTAGTAGACGTGAAACCCGATGCAAGCCGTGCGTTGTCGTCCACTTCCTGTGATGCCACGACTCCATCGGAATACAACAAAGGTGTGTCTGGTCCTGCTGATAGTGATGGCCaatccaaaaaacaaaattctaagAGTAAACATAGTAACTGGACTTCGCAAATAACCCCGACAGCTCCACAGTTAGATGCGTCAGATCAAAATAGCATGTCTTCTAGAGCGGGTATGACTGTAAAAGCCAGTCTGTCGCCTACACATCATCAAACCAATTGCAATTCATCACATGGAATTTCAAACTATGCTGCGGGAGCTCCTGCTCTGCATCCATCATCAACGAAACCTCAATTGCATCCCCAGTCCCAGCCACCTATTCCTTCAGTTCCAATGAGTACTTCATATTCGACGTCTCACTATGATCATCTGTCGTCTGCTGAAATGAATTCGCAACCTTACTCACAGTACCAACAACAGTCCTGCAGTAGAAGCGGACCTCAATACAGTGAACCAAATTACATAACAGGTTGGTTGATTGCTCGCTCTCCTACGGGGAAGCTCAAAACTAATGTACGTAAAAAATCcttaattgttttttctagTTCCAAAACCTGGTTATTAcccacaacaacagcagcacgGATACGCTGCTACGTCACAGCCATTTTCCGGTACAGGAAACGTGCCACATGGAGGGTCCTCAGTTTTTTGCAATAGTACGATCAATGGTAATCCTTCGAGCCAATTCTACAACCCTCCAAACCAGTCCGCAGCTTACTCCGGCCACCAGTCACATTATCTGCAACATTCACGAACAACCTCAACGGGTGAGGGAAACAAGAATTATGTGTGATGAAAAGCATTCgttacatatattttttttttcaggcg is a genomic window containing:
- the LOC130692333 gene encoding histone-lysine N-methyltransferase, H3 lysine-79 specific-like, encoding MVMALELRLHSPAGTEPNIYKWPLTSGRGADKIDGAIELVETIRLVCEDFPEMAMENNILNSYDTKSYESMKSLVDTYNRGIDAILQMEEEGARPERLGRRPSRGLLRHILQQVYNQAVTDPDKLNQYEPFSPEVYGETSYDLVCQMIEHVKVAENDIFIDLGSGVGQVVLQMAASTPCKKAWGIERSEWPNRYAENMDFHFKRLMRWWGKRYGEYKLIKGDFLDKCHTEKVNSANIIFVNNFAFGPNLDHQLKERFADLRDGARIVSSKAFCPLNFRITDRNLTDIGTIIHVSELSPLRGSVSWTGKPVSYYLHIIDRTKLERYFNQLNHHQVKKPKIKEDENSVIVGVGRNKKDINRMLQSDTSSNDSVSQTQPALRVDLEDGLSMPMTETGVNAAGGPTTRRAWQDWCKSSNNSNHDSQSEADEAKKTVKTKPGKPSVAAKGGPGRKPRGRIGKRGGGPRNKRKIQITGLDLLHTQTLLSTTSPQGQKLPPAPGCIDQQLPWNVLPGVIPVHEEIPPTQHLMADDARNIPRALQVYLDTVRNQMMAAISKFKDPEYRNTILREIEFERERKNALSSQAAQLDKQVQKLIDDSVALLRSRFAELGIEFENPTDILNKANEIAMRHKELRAQSNNLQHQISYLMQNEKELRQQQEVMNRGRKLSRLNGEISDPSTVSHESVLKEISIALHQRKRLSCQASKLTSEVTTLERITSVAPAFISRQTVSTSSVSLPNSVSSPGPSQNGFTVSGTQGHAQQVPIVAKPPTAFQPPPRKPNSAGNIRRNQEWPDIPEIGKIDEKNPEILAKKILETGRQIEAGKYGTELTSRGQQTVTEKKIQAPEKNRNSTKMPRPPSATKLPNTTIAHSQTPTPPPSLPTINKTVSVSHADSTPRGYDFEDRLKNLITSVLNDKTNPPTASLGTHDPSVSATLFKQCPTSKFAEPEREGLFARAPPKSSLTSHHQQLTAQQPDYTQFSPAKLALRRHLSQERSYPPHYQQGTESDLSYIRSIGDLVTGEIERSLESSGNLTVPNQHSMARQIYSPISRPNSTDCHTTTATNSSNHANLHVVSLHPSAATSSSECVEGLAASLRDCLRAPSEEMPEPVDSSSTVIARADQEEKAVERGTEEPPGKRKHLSECSNPDVSKEKKHSGETHTQKWQDKFDSRFDRIFTFASTEMDKRRQSTESCSPRTEPFSSPRGKEAMAVMPNETFVNERTPDRKSDSKSSHSSRSNKPKEQKNSKTSEKKQDKSKDRDKSSRSKSSREKDREKDRDKEHRKHSSSSGKHGQNHEKKKTESSGVDKEREREKANEKEKDKEKVKERDKDRDKDKYKDKDKKESSEKRSDDRAEKHKHRERGKEREKHRDKHRDKHRDKESRSSKETKLPKLKEERKDESSSTVESIEVVGNVPNQKVVSKEERVGNEAHGNQLLHLEPRQNVANEDPANGKVKMEAELIDERSQEHNNEGHHHFKKRMVQSQMDWQGADAEPRKEVKQYQTLVDVKPDASRALSSTSCDATTPSEYNKGVSGPADSDGQSKKQNSKSKHSNWTSQITPTAPQLDASDQNSMSSRAGMTVKASLSPTHHQTNCNSSHGISNYAAGAPALHPSSTKPQLHPQSQPPIPSVPMSTSYSTSHYDHLSSAEMNSQPYSQYQQQSCSRSGPQYSEPNYITVPKPGYYPQQQQHGYAATSQPFSGTGNVPHGGSSVFCNSTINGNPSSQFYNPPNQSAAYSGHQSHYLQHSRTTSTGAYAGTPNFSRSVSAAPVQIPQFPESSQAIYGTAPYRSREAPSQPPGPHHAGSSHASGRLPFMHQ